A single Corticium candelabrum chromosome 16, ooCorCand1.1, whole genome shotgun sequence DNA region contains:
- the LOC134192619 gene encoding N-alpha-acetyltransferase 35, NatC auxiliary subunit-like, translating into MKHAENSTTYKETSDQQGISSSTAASNEETWIDITETFTSSAQELGVGELVHGKKFGLECAMNAMEIMDPKMDPNCESKRAQRQIRSFQQLLDAGLIKVKDFSSEELLGIMDELLACLATWLEGQCLAQTVFTCVYTHDVTAIEDRVLKAFCVGIIKMCGFLRDVIFRGGVHEDEDQQTMTFGFNLLGKDVTDQKAASMMKEAEDVISKSIRVLNASVKKGAGGDSQVDITDFNYLLRCSNAVLSRIRFCKAFLIMCVNLDKLQCSGLDVAREQTATALKLLPELRQTIKLGIKREGEGVNALMLGFEPLINQRLLPASPRPPAVMTREQASDYLNQSLCEMQQVYTIADLTSLSAIQGSCSRFSWQLPFPTLMSRSYLICLFWEREKVFGKFNVDDLIREAVQMFTSPPSLCPKSKLAASQSVKEISDEFVFGCAQPMLDLFQAQFYHRSKHRQKYSNVFKKLATVQGDAGKLDNVLHNVYKSGEPEFNHINCFSAWLLHIILHSLLEYVMLGLENELYATHELHYVFVYVEYLLGWLGACLVQSDKIRQQTDAQVAKQQSKAKGKKKKEQKKKASEIAARGRGREHELLFVQAQQCLVRGLLKIIEGLWSEGHLAQPSFEFGSEKSRYEHRFKALTVFETPGPLPYEQYRSQILSISESSPLYEEAMQQFNKSRQILENAPVSDEQQVVLKVVKTNLVVARLLASGHKKNQKTEVSFDFSTHRYYPIVRVS; encoded by the exons ATGAAACACGCAGAAAACAGCACTACTTATAAGGAGACGTCCGATCAGCAGGGCATCTCTAGCAGCACGGCAGCATCAA ACGAGGAGACCTGGATAGACATTACTGAAACTTTTACAAGCTCTGCCCAAG AATTGGGTGTTGGAGAGCTGGTACACGGAAagaa GTTTGGCTTGGAATGTGCAATGAATGCAATGGAGATCATGGATCCCAAAATGGATCCAAATTGTGAGAGCAAACGAGCTCAGCGGCAGATTCGTTCTTTTCAACAACTTCTTGAt GCTGGATTAATCAAGGTAAAAGATTTCTCTTCCGAGGAATTGCTTGGGATAATGGATGAGTTGTTAGCTTGTTTG GCTACTTGGCTAGAAGGACAATGTTTGGCACAGACTGTATTTACATGCGTGTACACCCATGATGTTACTGCAATAGAAGATCGTGTGTTAAAG GCGTTTTGTGTTGGAATTATCAAGATGTGTGGTTTTCTTCGAGATGTGATATTCAGAGGAGGTGTTCATGAAGAT GAAGATCAACAAACTATGACTTTTGGGTTTAATTTACTTGGGAAGGATGTAACTGACCAGAAAGCAGCAA GCATGATGAAAGAAGCAGAAGATGTTATTAGCAAGTCAATTAGAGTGCTGAATGCGTCTGTGAAAAAAGGAGCCGGAGGTGATTCACAAGTAGACATTACTGATTTCAATTATCTG CTGAGATGCAGTAATGCTGTGCTGAGCAGAATTCGGTTTTGCAAGGCATTTCTTATTATGTGTGTTAACTTGGATAAACTACAG TGCAGTGGTCTGGACGTTGCACGAGAGCAAACAGCTACAGCACTCAAGTTGCTTCCTGAGCTACGACAGACAATCAAATTAGGAATAAAAAGAGAGGGAGAAGGAGTCAATG CCCTCATGTTAGGATTTGAGCCTCTCATTAATCAGCGACTATTGCCAGCTTCACCTCGGCCACCTGCAGTAATGACAAGAGAGCAG GCTTCTGACTATCTCAATCAGTCACTTTGTGAAATGCAGCAGGTGTACACCATTGCAGATCTTACGTCATTATCTGCTATTCAG GGATCATGCAGTCGATTTTCATGGCAACTACCATTTCCTACTCTCATGTCTCGCTCATACCTAATT tGTTTGTTTTGGGAGCGAGAGAAAGTATTTGGAAAGTTCAATGTTGATGATCTTATCAGAGAAGCAGTACAGATGTTTACCAGTCCTCCATCTCTTTGTCCAAA GAGTAAGCTTGCAGCATCTCAGTCTGTGAAAGAAATATCAGATGaatttgtgtttggttgtgcACAG CCAATGCTTGACTTGTTTCAAGCTCAATTTTATCATCGATCAAAACATCGACAGAAATACTCCAATGTATTCAAGAAGTTAGCAACTGTTCAGGGAGAT GCTGGAAAGCTTGACAATGTGCTTCACAATGTTTATAAGTCAGGAGAACCAGAATTCAATCATATCAACTGCTTCTCTGCTTGGCTTCTGCACATTATTTTGCACAGTCTGTTGGAGTATGTGATGTTAGGTCTAGAAAATGAGCTTTATGCTACACATGAATTGCATTACGTCTTTGTCTACGTCGAGTATTTGCTTGGTTGGCTTGGAGCTTGTCTCGTGCAGTCAGATAAAATACGTCAGCAGACTGATGCTCAAG TTGCCAAACAGCAAAGTAAAGCTAAAGGAAAGAAAAAGAAGGAGCAGAAGAAAA AAGCATCAGAGATTGCAGCCAGAGGCCGAGGAAGAGAGCACGAACTTTTGTTTGTTCAGGCTCAGCAGTGTCTTGTAAGAGGTCTTTTGAAG ATAATTGAAGGTTTATGGTCAGAAGGACATTTGGCTCAACCAAGTTTTGAGTTTGGAAGTGAGAAG AGTCGTTATGAACATCGCTTTAAAGCTCTCACAGTGTTTGAAACTCCTGGTCCTTTACCTTATGAACAATATCGCTCAcaaattttgtcaatttcaGAA AGCTCACCACTGTACGAAGAAGCCATGCAGCAGTTTAACAAATCAAGGCAAATCTTGGAAAATGCTCCTGTATCTGATGAG CAGCAGGTAGTGCTAAAAGTAGTGAAGACAAACCTTGTGGTAGCTAGGTTATTAGCAAGTGGTCACAAGAAAAATCAAAAG acagaagtaTCATTCGACTTCTCTACACATCGATATTATCCAATTGTTCGAGTCTCATGA
- the LOC134192620 gene encoding SHC-transforming protein 1-like: MAKSRDQDWSKGGSFMKKPKDGWLHADHVLTDGGGVCYMVRYVGCVAVLRSMRTLQFDVRTQVTREAVLRVMEAAGLKQADKKRKVAKNVNKALGAQPVVDQTGMNMNLTISVDGLELSTVETGEIFAHHSMPSISFASSGEGVTQGFLAYVAKDPIYDRACHVFDCQDIAQEVISSVGQAFELRYKAFLTQQPPQPMHPVPRFGEIGQESFDNDAWGTEDCGYSEAVAREKARGRKANDALPSAPHFRGRASDGLYDDLPEGPYDNNALAGGRRSEMTYDNPMGARGKRSAMAETQGGVYDNPNALGQAHQGSLYDNPERLHHQPAQQSVKQHQGHSIEATQPLVHNLEVSHDKPSAAAAFLYDNPQALQSAQDSHDGADLIYDNRDGEGKAKDRDLLYDNKDGAGVDVAFKGKNSQLPHAPLFDNDDYSGPAFVHNAPRKQTFDMSAVSKSLAREPSSGSLETEHWFHGQISRVQAEGLLEEDGEFLVRESTSQAGQFVLTGMQGGKPRHILLVDPEGVVRTKDRTFESVQHLIKFHKENSVPIVSNDSSLVLNRAVICIAF, encoded by the exons ATGGCAAAAAGCCGTGATCAAGATTGGTCGAAAGGCGGCTCATTTATGAAGAAACCGAAGGACGGTTGGCTCCATGCCGACCATGTCTTAACGGATGGCGGTGGCGTTTGCTACATGGTCCGA TACGTCGGATGTGTTGCAGTCCTTCGTTCTATGCGTACCCTTCAGTTTGACGTACGTACTCAAGTCACAAG AGAGGCCGTTCTGCGTGTCATGGAGGCAGCAGGGTtgaaacaagcagacaagaaaCGGAAG GTGGCTAAGAATGTGAATAAGGCATTGGGAG CACAGCCTGTAGTGGATCAGACTGGAATGAATATGAATTTAACGATTTCAGTAGATGGGCTGGAGCTGAGCACTGTTGAGACTGGAGAG ATCTTTGCTCATCACTCTATGCCATCGATCTCATTTGCGTCATCTGGAGAAGGA GTAACTCAAGGGTTTCTTGCATATGTTGCAAAGGATCCTATATACGACAGAG CTTGTCATGTGTTTGACTGTCAAGACATAGCCCAAGAGGTTATCAGCTCTGTAGGACAAGCATTCGAGCTCAGATACAAAGCATTTCTTACTCAGCAACCACCACAACCGATGCATCCTGTTCCAAG gtttggtgaaattggaCAAGAGTCGTTTGATAATGACGCTTGGGGAACAGAGGATTGTGGATATAGTGAGGCTGTAGCGAGAGAGAAAGCACGTGGAAGGAAAGCGAATGATGCTCTTCCATCGGCACCTCATTTCAGAGGCCGA GCAAGTGACGGTTTATATGACGATTTACCAGAGGGTCCATATGACAACAATGCTCTTGCGGGGGGACGTCGTTCAGAGATGACATATGATAATCCAATGGGTGCACGAGGCAAACGTTCTGCTATGGCTGAAACCCAAGGTGGAGTGTATGATAATCCTAATGCACTAGGACAAGCTCACCAAGGATCATTGTATGACAACCCAGAG CGCTTACATCATCAGCCTGCTCAACAGAGTGTAAAACAG CACCAAGGTCACTCAATTGAAGCTACGCAGCCTTTAGTTCACAACTTGGAAGTATCACACGACAAACCAAGCGCAGCTGCTGCCTTTCTCTATGATAATCCACAA GCGTTACAGTCGGCTCAAGATTCACACGATGGTGCAGATCTCATCTATGACAATCGAGATGGTGAAGGAAAAGCAAAGGACAGAGATTTATTGTATGACAATAAAGACGGGGCTGGGGTTGATGTTGCATTTAAAGGAAAGAATAGTCAACTGCCGCATGCTCCATTGTTTGATAATGATGATTACAGTGGCCCCGCATTTGTACATAATGCACCAAGAAAGCAGACATTTGACATGA GTGCTGTTAGCAAATCCCTGGCAAGAGAGCCATCTTCTGGTTCATTGGAGACAGAGCACTGGTTTCATGGTCAAATTTCAAGAGTGCAG GCAGAAGGGTTGCTAGAGGAAGATGGTGAATTTCTTGTGCGGGAAAGCACATCGCAGGCCGGTCAGTTTGTACTTACCGGTATGCAGGGTGGAAAACCAAGGCATATTCTATTGGTAGATCCCGAAGGAGTG GTGAGGACTAAAGATCGTACATTTGAAAGTGTGCAGCATCTGATCAAGTTTCACAAAGAAAACTCAGTTCCAATTGTATCGAATGACAGCTCTCTTGTGCTAAATCGAGCAGTAATTTGCATTGCGTTTTGA
- the LOC134192300 gene encoding calcium/calmodulin-dependent protein kinase type IV-like, with protein sequence MANFYFESSIRDSVEDHYHVREQIGRGGTSIVRRCFHKKTRLSYALKTVQKRSKVPQKVLSSEVHALLTVDHPNVIKLKEIYESENEVHLVLELVTGGELFDRIIESGFFSEKVAANVVKQLLEALAYIHARNIMHRDIKPENLLYKDESSLSPIKLADFGLSKVMSSEVTMQTVCGTPGYVAPEVLLGKDYGLPVDIWSVGVVAYIMLCGFEPFYSDRGDTAIYARILKCDYEFLSPYWDDVSLNAKDLISKLIVLDPRKRLTAKEALNHPWVQGRAAKSDHMAEALRYLKEYTMARRKLKGGIYAVMACDHFVQAAGTEGKRLSCSSV encoded by the exons ATGGCTAATTTCTACTTCGAGTCGTCTATTCGTGATTCCGTAGAGGACCATTACCATGTCAGAGAACAAATAGGGCG GGGAGGGACGTCGATCGTTCGCAGGTGTTTTCACAAGAAAACCAGGCTATCGTACGCTTTGAAGACAGTACAAAAAAGATCTAAG GTACCGCAGAAAGTTCTCTCTTCCGAGGTACATGCTCTTCTCACTGTCGATCATCCAAACGTG ATTAAActcaaagaaatatatgagtCTGAAAATGAAGTGCACTTGGTGTTGGAGCTGGTTACAGGAGGAGAGCTATTTGATAG AATTATTGAGAGTGGCTTCTTCAGTGAGAAAGTTGCCGCTAATGTTGTCAAGCAACTTTTGGAAGCTTTAGCA TATATCCATGCTCGAAACATTATGCACAGAGACATAAAG CCTGAAAATCTGCTTTACAAGGATGAGTCTTCTTTGTCTCCTATCAAATTAG CGGACTTTGGACTATCAAAAGTGATGTCATCTGAAGTGACAATGCAAACTGTGTGTGGTACTCCAGGCTATGTTG CTCCTGAAGTGCTACTTGGTAAAGACTATGGACTACCAGTAGACATTTGGTCTGTTGGGGTGGTTGCCTACATTAT GCTTTGTGGATTTGAGCCATTCTACTCTGATCGTGGTGATACCGCTATTTATGCTCGGATTCTGAAATGTGATTATGAATTTCTTTCTCCATACTGGGATGATGTGAGCTTGAATGCAAAG GACCTTATTTCCAAGCTAATTGTTTTGGATCCTCGCAAGAGACTAACTGCTAAAGAAGCTCTAAACCATCCATGGGTGCAG GGCCGTGCTGCAAAATCTGATCATATGGCTGAAGCTCTTCGTTATTTGAAAGAGTACACAATGGCAAGACGGAAGCTGAAG GGTGGCATATATGCTGTGATGGCCTGTGATCACTTTGTCCAAGCTGCTGGTACTGAAGGCAAACGACTGAGTTGCAGCAGCGTTTAA
- the LOC134192622 gene encoding snurportin-1-like, which translates to MDSLVVSFSTQAEVSSDLNSIHRPHPRLADYKPKPGHVPDQEQRRLKMLEKQKSRRLDANNRARQLVDVDSVAFQSNDVQSSKHEIGDVDMVCKKKLGPYKDQLMLSEWLVDIPADFSMQWLFVVCPVGKRGLIIASKGLTSVYTKSGHCVNKFPSLLPGGSRKTGIKATDYSILDCIYHEQSRTFYVLDVMCWRGHPVYDSETEFRFYWAQTKVAEQDSIAEHSRSNPFRFLPLEYHQCSQDELVKVLTSEMPFKVDGLLFYHKQTHYMPGTTPLVTWLTPDLVHDVLGITISDTFLQSTYANVVLPMEAVITKEKAKPRKKCRRSSKHKQTEMETEIDESIDSSHMEMFVTHNT; encoded by the exons ATGGATTCTCTGGTTGTCTCATTCTCGACTCAAGCGGAGGTCTCCAGTGATCTAAACTCGATTCATAGGCCTCATCCCAG ACTTGCAGATTACAAACCCAAGCCAGGTCACGTGCCAGATCAAGAGCAAAGACGACTGAAAATGCTAGAAAAGCAAAAGAG TCGGAGATTGGATGCAAACAATCGAGCTCGGCAGCTTGTCGATGTAGATTCTGTGGCATTTCAGTCTAACGATGTGCAGTCTAGCAAA CATGAAATAGGAGATGTTGACATGGTTTGTAAGAAAAAACTGGGGCCGTACAAAGACCAGCTGATGTTGTCTGAATGGTTAGTTGACATTCCAGCCGATTTCTCAATGCAGTGGCTGTTCGTTGTGTGCCCTGTCGGAAAAAGAGGTCTCATAATAGCCTCTAAG GGTTTAACTTCAGTGTATACAAAAAGTGGTCATTGCGTCAATAAGTTTCCATCTTTGCTTCCTGGGGGAAGCAGAAAAACAGGAATTAAAGCGACAG ACTATTCAATACTTGACTGCATTTATCATGAACAGTCGAGAACATTTTATGTGTTGGATGTGATGTGTTGGAGAGGTCATCCTGTGTATGACAGTGAG ACTGAATTTAGATTTTATTGGGCTCAAACGAAAGTTGCTGAGCAAGATTCTATAGCAGAACACTCTCGATCTAATCCG TTCCGATTCCTGCCACTTGAGTATCATCAGTGCAGCCAAGATGAATTGGTAAAAGTGCTAACTTCAGAAATGCCGTTCAAG GTGGATGGTCTCCTTTTCTACCACAAGCAAACCCACTACATGCCAGGAACTACTCCTCTTGTAACTTGGCTCACTCCAGACTTAGTTCATGATGTACTGGGAATTACAATATCTGATACCTTCCTCCAGTCAACGTATGCAAATGTCGTCCTACCAATGGAAGCAGTGATAACAAAGGAGAAAGCAAAGCCCAGGAAGAAATGTCGACGATCttccaaacacaaacaaacagaaatggaAACAGAAATAGATGAAAGCATAGACAGTAGTCACATGGAAATGTTTGTAACTCATAACACTTAA